From the genome of Nerophis ophidion isolate RoL-2023_Sa linkage group LG25, RoL_Noph_v1.0, whole genome shotgun sequence, one region includes:
- the LOC133542793 gene encoding myoblast determination protein 1 homolog yields the protein MDLYDFSFTLPSADDICDDPCFSTGDMNFFDDMDGKLCNVREMKSVGQISYHQHHQVPVAVEEDKHVRAHRTGNCLLWACKPCKKKTTDADKRKAATMRERRRLSRVNDAFETLKHYSAFNPNQRLPKVEILRNAIHYIESLQALLRSGRDDGFYLEHSGGDTDASSPHSHCSDGTVDFFSPCSTRREHYQASYYGLQTVEDLSKSTPSLLSSLDCLSSIVERINAEQADRLVPHGPGSPQNSPADFRLFEEPNSIYEPL from the exons ATGGATCTGTATGACTTCTCCTTCACGCTCCCCTCTGCTGATGACATCTGCGACGACCCCTGCTTCAGCACCGGGGACATGAACTTCTTCGACGACATGGACGGCAAACTCTGTAATGTCAGAGAGATGAAGTCCGTGGGCCAGATCAGTTATCACCAGCATCACCAAGTCCCAGTGGCGGTGGAAGAAGACAAGCACGTGAGGGCCCACCGGACAGGAAACTGTCTCCTTTGGGCCTGCAAACCCTGCAAGAAGAAGACAACCGACGCCGACAAGAGGAAGGCGGCCACGATGAGGGAGAGGCGACGACTCAGCAGGGTCAACGATGCATTCGAGACCCTGAAGCATTACAGCGCCTTCAACCCTAACCAGAGACTCCCCAAGGTGGAGATCCTAAGAAATGCAATCCACTACATTGAGTCTCTGCAGGCTCTGCTGAGGTCAGGCAGGGATGACGGCTTCTACCTTGAACACTCGGGCGGAGACACGGACGCCTCCAGCCCGCACTCCCACTGCTCCGATGGCACG GTGGACTTCTTCTCTCCATGCTCGACCAGGAGAGAACATTATCAAGCTTCCTACTATGGCCTGCAGACAGTAGAGG ATTTAAGCAAGAGCACGCCGTCACTCCTGTCTAGTTTGGACTGTTTATCCAGCATTGTGGAGCGCATCAACGCAGAGCAGGCAGATAGACTAGTTCCACATGGGCCGGGCTCCCCGCAGAACAGCCCTGCAGATTTTAGACTTTTTGAAGAACCAAACAGCATCTACGAGCCTCTCTGA